A single Brassica rapa cultivar Chiifu-401-42 chromosome A04, CAAS_Brap_v3.01, whole genome shotgun sequence DNA region contains:
- the LOC103863147 gene encoding delta-1-pyrroline-5-carboxylate synthase B, whose protein sequence is MAETDRSRAFTKNVKRIVVKVGTAVVTGKDGRLALGRLGAICEQLAELNSDGFEVILVSSGAVGLGRQRLRYRQLVNSSFADLQKPQNELDGKACAAVGQSSLMAYYETMFDQLDVTVAQMLVTDKDFRDKDFRKQLSETVKAMMKMRVIPVFNENDAISTRKAPYKDSTGIFWDNDSLAALLSLELKADLLVLLSDVEGLYTGPPSDPNSTLIHTYIKEKHQEEITFGEKSKLGRGGMTAKVKAAVSAAYGGIPVIITSGFAADNIAKVLNGLRVGTLFHQDAHLWAPVVDTTSRDMAVAARESSRKLQALSSEERKNILLDIANALEANEKIIKAENDLDVAVAQQAGYEESLVARLVMKPGKISSLAASIRQLAEMEDPIGRVLAKTEIADGLVLEKTSSPLGVLLIVFESRPDALVQIASLAIRSGNGLLLKGGKEARRSNAILHKVITDAIPKTVGGKLIGLVTSRDEIPDLLKLDDVIDLVIPRGSNKLVSQIKNSTKIPVLGHADGICHVYVDKSCNLDMAKRVVSDAKLDYPAACNAMETLLVHKDLENNGVLNELIHALQASGVTLYGGPRASGKLNIPETQSFHHEYSAKACTVEIVEDVHGAVDHIHNHGSAHTDCIVTEDSEVADIFLRQVDSAAVFHNASTRFCDGFRFGLGAEVGISTSRIHARGPVGVEGLLTTRWIMRGEGQVVDGDKGVAYTHKDLPVLKRT, encoded by the exons ATGGCGGAGACCGATCGTTCCCGCGCTTTCACCAAGAACGTCAAGCGTATCGTCGTCAAG GTTGGGACTGCAGTTGTTACTGGGAAAGATGGAAGATTGGCTCTTGGCCGCTTAGGAGCTATCTGCGAGCAG CTTGCGGAATTAAACTCGGACGGATTTGAGGTTATTTTGGTGTCATCTGGTGCGGTTGGTCTTGGTCGTCAAAGGCTTCGTTACAGACAACTTGTCAACAGCAG CTTTGCAGACCTTCAGAAGCCACAGAATGAACTTGATGGGAAGGCTTGTGCTGCTGTTGGACAGAGCAGCCTCATGGCTTACTATGAGACTATGTTCGACCAG TTGGATGTGACGGTGGCTCAAATGCTGGTGACTGATAAGGATTTTAGAGATAAGGATTTCAGAAAGCAACTTAGTGAAACGGTTAAAGCCATGATGAAGATGAGGGTTATTCCAGTTTTCAACGAGAATGATGCTATAAGCACTCGAAAAGCCCCTTACAAG GATTCTACTGGTATATTTTGGGATAATGACAGCTTAGCTGCTCTACTGTCACTGGAGCTGAAAGCTGATCTTTTGGTTCTTCTAAGTGATGTTGAGGGTCTCTATACTGGCCCTCCAAGCGATCCTAATTCAACGTTGATCCACACATACATTAAAGAAAAGCACCAGGAAGAGATCACCTTCGGGGAAAAGTCCAAATTAGGACGAGGGGGTATGACTGCAAAAGTTAAAGCTGCTGTTAGTGCTGCTTATGGTGGCATTCCTGTTATCATTACCAG TGGCTTTGCAGCTGATAATATAGCTAAAGTCCTTAATGGACTGCGCGTTGGTACTCTATTCCACCAAGATGCTCATTTGTGGGCTCCGGTTGTAGATACTACTTCCCGTGACATGGCAGTTGCTGCAAGGGAGAGTTCAAGAAAGCTTCAG GCCTTGTCGTCAGAAGAGAGGAAAAACATTCTACTCGATATTGCTAACGCCCTTGAAGCAAATGAGAAAATAATTAAAGCTGAGAATGATTTAGATGTTGCTGTAGCACAACAAGCTGGATATGAGGAGTCCTTGGTAGCTCGCTTAGTTATGAAGCCTGGGAAG ATCTCAAGCCTTGCAGCTTCTATTCGCCAGCTAGCTGAAATGGAAGATCCAATCGGCCGTGTTTTAGCAAAAACTGAG ATTGCAGATGGTCTTGTTTTAGAGAAGACATCATCACCACTAGGTGTTCTTCTGATTGTTTTTGAGTCTCGGCCTGATGCTCTTGTTCAG ATAGCTTCACTTGCTATCCGGAGTGGAAATGGTCTTCTGCTGAAGGGTGGAAAAGAAGCTCGTCGATCAAATGCTATCTTACATAAG GTGATCACTGATGCAATTCCAAAGACTGTTGGAGGTAAACTCATAGGACTTGTGACTTCGAGAGATGAGATTCCTGATTTGCTCAAG CTTGATGATGTTATTGATCTTGTGATCCCAAGAGGCAGCAACAAGCTTGTTTCTCAGATAAAAAACTCAACTAAAATCCCAGTGCTAGGGCACGCTG ATGGTATATGTCATGTATATGTCGACAAATCTTGTAATCTGGACATGGCAAAGCGTGTAGTTTCAGATGCAAAGTTAGATTATCCAGCAGCCTGTAACGCAATG GAAACTCTTCTTGTACATAAGGATCTAGAGAATAATGGTGTGCTCAACGAGCTTATACATGCTCTGCAAGCCAGTG GTGTCACTTTGTATGGTGGGCCAAGAGCAAGTGGTAAACTGAACATTCCGGAAACACAATCATTTCATCACGAGTACAGTGCCAAGGCATGCACTGTTGAAATTGTAGAAGACGTACATGGTGCTGTAGATCACATCCACAATCATGGGAG TGCACACACTGATTGCATAGTGACAGAAGATAGTGAAGTCGCAGACATATTCCTCCGCCAAGTGGACAG TGCGGCTGTTTTCCACAATGCAAGCACAAGATTCTGTGATGGTTTTAGATTTGGACTTGGTGCTGAG GTGGGGATAAGCACAAGCAGAATACACGCCCGTGGTCCAGTTGGAGTAGAAGGATTATTGACAACCAGATG GATAATGAGAGGAGAAGGACAAGTTGTGGATGGAGACAAAGGAGTTGCTTACACACATAAGGACCTCCCTGTCTTGAAAAGGACATAG
- the LOC103863148 gene encoding uncharacterized protein At2g39795, mitochondrial isoform X1 encodes MVFASCIRRSASRLASVCGRVARSQAISAAVVVNRSSLAHNPSSLLRPFGSRSLLYSTDTNDRLKSDQTLIQVIDSEIKDAFDADVQGEDETPGSGDFPFKIEDNPGHRTVTLTREYNGEQIRVEVSMPGSMDEHEDGMDDNEDGDEKVNETSIPLVVTVTKKSGLSLEFSCTAFPDAIVIDGLSVNHSDKSSEEEEQLTYDGPDFQELDENMRKSFHKFLEARGIKPSVTDFMHEYMMKKDSREYLLWLKNLKNFIQE; translated from the exons ATGGTTTTCGCTTCATGCATTCGCAGGTCAGCTTCTCGTTTAGCTTCCGTGTGTGGTCGTGTCGCTCGGTCCCAGGCCATCTCTGCCGCCGTCGTCGTTAACCGCTCGTCCCTTGCTCACAACCCATCTTCTCTGCTTCGTCCTTTCGGATCTCGTAGCCTTCTTTATTCGACGGATACTAATGACCGGTTAAAGTCCGATCAGACGCTTATCCAAGTGATTGACTCCGAGATCAAAGACGCTTTCGATGCTGATGTG CAGGGTGAAGACGAGACACCAGGTTCTGGTGACTTTCCTTTTAAGATTGAAGATAATCCTGGTCACAGAACTGTAACGTTGACTAGAGAGTACAATGGAGAGCAGATTAGAGTAGAAGTAAGTATGCCTGGTTCCATGGATGAACATGAAGATGGTATGGATGACAATGAAGATGGTGATGAGAAAGTTAACGAGACAAGCATTCCACTTGTTGTCACTGTGACTAAGAAGAGTGGTCTCAGCCTTGAGTTTAGCTGCACTGCTTTCCCTGATGCGATTGTCATTGATGGTTTGTCTGTGAACCATTCGGATAAGTcttctgaagaagaagaacaattgACATATGATGGACCTGATTTTCA AGAGTTGGATGAGAACATGCGCAAGTCGTTCCACAAGTTTCTCGAGGCCAGAGGAATCAAACCAAGCGTGACGGATTTCATGCATGAGTACATGATGAAGAAAGATAGCAGAGAGTACTTGCTATGGTTGAAGAATCTCAAAAACTTCATCCAAGAATGA
- the LOC103863148 gene encoding uncharacterized protein At2g39795, mitochondrial isoform X2, which translates to MVFASCIRRSASRLASVCGRVARSQAISAAVVVNRSSLAHNPSSLLRPFGSRSLLYSTDTNDRLKSDQTLIQVIDSEIKDAFDADVGEDETPGSGDFPFKIEDNPGHRTVTLTREYNGEQIRVEVSMPGSMDEHEDGMDDNEDGDEKVNETSIPLVVTVTKKSGLSLEFSCTAFPDAIVIDGLSVNHSDKSSEEEEQLTYDGPDFQELDENMRKSFHKFLEARGIKPSVTDFMHEYMMKKDSREYLLWLKNLKNFIQE; encoded by the exons ATGGTTTTCGCTTCATGCATTCGCAGGTCAGCTTCTCGTTTAGCTTCCGTGTGTGGTCGTGTCGCTCGGTCCCAGGCCATCTCTGCCGCCGTCGTCGTTAACCGCTCGTCCCTTGCTCACAACCCATCTTCTCTGCTTCGTCCTTTCGGATCTCGTAGCCTTCTTTATTCGACGGATACTAATGACCGGTTAAAGTCCGATCAGACGCTTATCCAAGTGATTGACTCCGAGATCAAAGACGCTTTCGATGCTGATGTG GGTGAAGACGAGACACCAGGTTCTGGTGACTTTCCTTTTAAGATTGAAGATAATCCTGGTCACAGAACTGTAACGTTGACTAGAGAGTACAATGGAGAGCAGATTAGAGTAGAAGTAAGTATGCCTGGTTCCATGGATGAACATGAAGATGGTATGGATGACAATGAAGATGGTGATGAGAAAGTTAACGAGACAAGCATTCCACTTGTTGTCACTGTGACTAAGAAGAGTGGTCTCAGCCTTGAGTTTAGCTGCACTGCTTTCCCTGATGCGATTGTCATTGATGGTTTGTCTGTGAACCATTCGGATAAGTcttctgaagaagaagaacaattgACATATGATGGACCTGATTTTCA AGAGTTGGATGAGAACATGCGCAAGTCGTTCCACAAGTTTCTCGAGGCCAGAGGAATCAAACCAAGCGTGACGGATTTCATGCATGAGTACATGATGAAGAAAGATAGCAGAGAGTACTTGCTATGGTTGAAGAATCTCAAAAACTTCATCCAAGAATGA
- the LOC103863149 gene encoding uncharacterized protein LOC103863149: MDVRNRKNDEVSVFQMPLHYPRYSKEDYQVMPEWKLDRVLADYGLSTYGDLAHKREFAIGAFLWISTTQSKDLSRQAINSKLKKETTSAMA; encoded by the coding sequence ATGGATGTCAGAAATCGCAAGAACGATGAAGTAAGTGTATTTCAGATGCCTCTTCACTACCCGAGATACTCTAAAGAAGATTACCAAGTCATGCCAGAATGGAAACTCGACAGGGTTTTAGCAGACTACGGTTTGTCTACTTATGGAGACTTGGCTCACAAGCGAGAGTTTGCTATTGGAGCTTTCCTTTGGATTTCAACTACACAATCCAAAGATTTATCAAGACAAGCCATCAACTCCAAACTGAAGAAAGAAACAACATCAGCTATGGCGTAG